The Candidatus Thorarchaeota archaeon genome contains a region encoding:
- a CDS encoding GNAT family N-acetyltransferase translates to MGGPPGYSSATWNSKRITSKLVDYYKILNDDVIVGGFIVGFRRKGYQVRERIFVEPDKHRQGIGSKAFNRIFEAYPEAQIWALGTPEWNIQTKNFYEKLGFSQIG, encoded by the coding sequence GTGGGAGGGCCACCGGGTTACAGTTCCGCTACATGGAATTCGAAAAGAATTACAAGCAAGTTAGTAGATTACTACAAGATATTGAATGATGATGTAATAGTTGGCGGATTCATCGTAGGATTCCGCAGAAAAGGTTACCAGGTTCGTGAACGCATCTTCGTTGAGCCCGACAAGCATCGACAAGGAATCGGATCCAAGGCATTCAATCGGATATTCGAAGCATATCCAGAAGCCCAGATTTGGGCACTGGGCACACCGGAATGGAACATACAAACCAAGAATTTCTATGAGAAGCTTGGGTTTTCTCAGATTGGTTGA